The following are encoded together in the bacterium genome:
- a CDS encoding DUF2490 domain-containing protein: protein MKPIASLLAAAAAACLLPSRGSCADDWEWWVDLPVSASLAPGLEFNAVGSLKFRDDMSYLYNRGAIAGPLFSPWKWLGLGLDYWYRETRKSTQGPWTDQRSLVGRFDLRWKAADWLIAQDLNRLEYDTDLCRWRIRIKPRICLPFRAAGLAFRALVDNEFFLFLDYPGGRTTYSENRFSVGLILSAFAGLDVQVGYRRVDTDTDKGWRGSNVLYSCMKIAF, encoded by the coding sequence ATGAAACCTATCGCCTCGCTGCTGGCGGCGGCGGCCGCGGCATGTCTTCTCCCCTCCCGGGGGAGTTGCGCCGACGATTGGGAATGGTGGGTGGACCTGCCGGTTTCCGCCTCCCTCGCTCCCGGTCTCGAATTCAACGCCGTGGGTTCCCTCAAGTTCCGTGACGACATGTCCTACCTCTATAACCGGGGGGCCATCGCCGGCCCGTTGTTTTCTCCCTGGAAGTGGTTGGGACTGGGCCTCGACTACTGGTACCGGGAAACGAGAAAGTCGACCCAAGGCCCTTGGACCGACCAGCGCTCCCTGGTGGGCCGGTTCGACCTGCGCTGGAAAGCGGCCGATTGGCTGATCGCGCAGGATCTTAACCGACTCGAGTACGACACCGATCTGTGCCGATGGAGAATCCGGATCAAACCGCGGATATGCCTTCCCTTCCGGGCGGCCGGGCTGGCGTTCCGGGCCCTCGTCGACAACGAATTTTTCCTCTTCCTGGATTACCCGGGAGGGCGCACGACCTATTCCGAAAATAGGTTTTCCGTCGGCCTGATTCTTTCCGCCTTCGCCGGCCTCGATGTCCAGGTCGGCTACCGGCGGGTGGATACGGATACGGACAAAGGCTGGAGGGGGAGCAACGTTCTCTACAGCTGCATGAAAATCGCCTTTTGA
- a CDS encoding ABC transporter substrate-binding protein, whose amino-acid sequence MKSIVCAVFLLASAAAAAAGDGSPPLRIAVEFTDHAAAAQIARARGWFEEAGLRVAAFDSYVTGMALSAALARGDVDAAYICLVPALNARINAGIDIRVVCGTHLYGYGLVADRRRVGDLTRLLDPEIRVGCVRQGGAVDVLMNRLADAHSLDRRRLEAKVLRMSPPRLVLALAGGRLDAAFLPEHYATLAEAGGAGFLASPRDCWPGMPGSVLVVRRDLLETAPETVEKLAAVTEKATAWINAHPAEAAAAVAEALGSPRDTVAPGAGADELDSLKITSETIERSMGRLVYTTELDPQAVRATMEYMRTLDYIPRVLPLEEVLAPRLLER is encoded by the coding sequence ATGAAATCGATAGTATGCGCGGTTTTTCTCCTGGCGTCCGCGGCGGCCGCCGCCGCCGGAGACGGTTCCCCTCCCCTGCGGATCGCGGTGGAGTTCACCGATCATGCCGCCGCCGCCCAGATAGCCCGCGCCCGGGGCTGGTTCGAGGAGGCGGGACTGCGGGTGGCCGCCTTCGACAGCTACGTCACCGGAATGGCTCTCTCCGCCGCCCTGGCCCGGGGGGACGTCGACGCCGCCTACATCTGCCTCGTGCCCGCCCTCAACGCCCGGATCAACGCCGGGATCGACATCCGCGTCGTCTGCGGAACCCACCTCTACGGCTACGGCCTGGTGGCCGACCGCCGGCGCGTGGGCGACCTGACCCGCCTGCTCGACCCGGAGATCCGGGTCGGCTGCGTCCGACAGGGCGGAGCGGTGGACGTGCTCATGAACCGGCTCGCGGACGCGCATTCGCTCGATCGGCGGCGGCTGGAAGCCAAGGTTCTGAGAATGAGCCCGCCCCGCCTGGTGCTGGCCCTGGCCGGCGGCCGGCTCGACGCCGCCTTTCTGCCCGAGCATTACGCCACCCTGGCCGAAGCCGGAGGGGCCGGGTTCCTGGCCTCGCCCCGGGATTGCTGGCCGGGCATGCCCGGGAGCGTTCTCGTCGTCCGGCGCGACCTCCTGGAAACCGCCCCGGAAACGGTGGAAAAACTGGCCGCGGTCACCGAGAAAGCCACCGCCTGGATCAACGCCCACCCCGCCGAGGCGGCGGCGGCCGTGGCCGAGGCCCTGGGTTCGCCCCGGGACACCGTCGCTCCGGGGGCGGGCGCGGACGAGCTCGACTCCCTGAAGATAACCTCCGAGACGATCGAGCGCTCGATGGGGCGGCTGGTCTACACCACCGAACTCGACCCGCAGGCCGTCCGCGCCACCATGGAATACATGCGGACCCTGGATTACATCCCCCGGGTCCTTCCCCTGGAGGAAGTGCTTGCGCCCCGGCTGCTGGAAAGGTAA
- a CDS encoding 4Fe-4S dicluster domain-containing protein: MAEVRIDFEHCKGCTVCVDVCPRGVLVRAPRTNLRGVHPAQPQPGKECVGCGLCALVCPDLAITIVETGCGEGKRNEP, encoded by the coding sequence ATGGCTGAAGTTCGTATCGATTTTGAACACTGCAAGGGCTGCACCGTTTGTGTCGATGTCTGCCCCCGGGGAGTTCTCGTCCGCGCCCCCAGGACCAACCTTCGGGGCGTGCACCCCGCCCAACCTCAACCGGGGAAGGAATGCGTCGGCTGCGGGCTCTGCGCCCTGGTCTGTCCCGACCTCGCCATCACCATCGTGGAAACCGGTTGCGGTGAGGGGAAACGAAATGAACCCTGA
- a CDS encoding ABC transporter permease, translated as MRPGCWKGKRGRGWAPLVPILAFVVCWELGARLELFPGKLFLPPFSRVAAEFGRLIVSGVLWAQFYPSLVRVAAGFLLGAAAGLAVGTAMGCSRLFERSFSPLFSLFYPIPALGWLPLFMLWFGIGPVLPVAVVFVCAFFPILYTTAGGIRGVAEEYVDVARTLGATRITVIGRVLLPLSLPAVFTGLRLEAGMAWRVIVAAEMIAVPTGIGAFLLKSESMLRIDRIIVCLMVLAAMCLAFERLISILEKRLTGAWAPAFGRERIPGPRTTGAG; from the coding sequence TTGCGCCCCGGCTGCTGGAAAGGTAAGCGCGGACGGGGCTGGGCGCCGCTCGTCCCCATCCTGGCCTTCGTGGTTTGCTGGGAGCTGGGGGCCCGCCTGGAGCTCTTCCCCGGAAAACTCTTTCTTCCCCCCTTCAGCCGGGTGGCGGCCGAGTTCGGGCGCCTGATCGTGTCCGGGGTGCTCTGGGCGCAGTTCTATCCCAGCCTCGTCCGGGTCGCGGCCGGTTTTCTTCTCGGCGCCGCCGCCGGGCTGGCGGTGGGGACGGCGATGGGATGTTCCCGGCTGTTCGAGCGTTCGTTCTCCCCTCTCTTCAGCCTTTTCTATCCCATCCCCGCCCTGGGTTGGCTGCCGCTGTTCATGCTCTGGTTCGGGATCGGGCCGGTCCTCCCCGTCGCCGTCGTCTTCGTCTGCGCCTTTTTCCCCATTCTCTACACCACCGCCGGAGGCATTCGGGGAGTGGCGGAAGAATACGTCGACGTCGCCCGCACCCTGGGGGCGACCCGGATCACCGTCATCGGCAGGGTCCTGCTCCCTCTCTCCCTGCCCGCCGTCTTTACCGGGCTGCGGCTGGAGGCCGGCATGGCCTGGAGAGTGATCGTGGCGGCCGAGATGATCGCGGTCCCGACCGGAATCGGAGCCTTCCTGCTCAAATCGGAGAGCATGCTCCGGATCGACCGGATCATCGTCTGCCTGATGGTGCTGGCGGCGATGTGCCTGGCGTTCGAACGGCTTATTTCGATTCTGGAGAAACGCCTGACCGGCGCCTGGGCGCCCGCTTTCGGGCGGGAGCGGATTCCCGGCCCCCGGACGACGGGAGCGGGGTGA
- a CDS encoding thiamine pyrophosphate-dependent enzyme — protein sequence MSDERGERYLFRRPESLTDTPTHYCPGCGHGVVHRLIAELIDEMGLRERAVGIAPVGCAVLGYYYFNFDVTEASHGRPPAVATGIKRARPDLFVVVYQGDGDLAAIGTAETIHAANRGENFTVVFVNNSVYGMTGGQMAPTTMVGQETVTTPGGRSLEETGPPIKVCELLASLGGTVYLARGALDTPAHIRQARGYLRRAFENQVQGRGYSLVEILSPCPTYWRMEPDEARRHITEVVIPEFPLGVIKDTAGGGTE from the coding sequence GTGAGCGACGAACGGGGAGAACGTTATCTGTTCCGGCGTCCGGAAAGCCTGACCGATACCCCCACCCACTATTGTCCCGGGTGCGGACACGGCGTGGTCCACCGCTTGATCGCCGAACTTATCGACGAGATGGGGTTGAGGGAACGGGCGGTGGGGATCGCTCCCGTCGGCTGCGCGGTCTTGGGGTATTACTACTTCAACTTCGACGTCACCGAGGCGTCTCACGGCCGGCCGCCGGCGGTGGCGACCGGGATCAAACGGGCCCGCCCCGATCTTTTCGTGGTCGTGTACCAGGGGGACGGCGACCTGGCGGCGATCGGAACGGCCGAAACCATCCACGCCGCCAACCGGGGGGAGAACTTCACCGTGGTTTTCGTCAATAACTCCGTCTACGGCATGACGGGCGGTCAAATGGCCCCCACCACCATGGTCGGGCAGGAGACCGTCACCACTCCCGGCGGCCGCTCCCTGGAAGAGACGGGGCCCCCCATCAAGGTCTGCGAGCTGCTGGCGTCGCTGGGGGGGACCGTCTACCTGGCCCGCGGGGCCCTGGACACTCCCGCCCATATCCGTCAGGCGCGCGGGTACCTGCGCCGCGCTTTCGAAAATCAGGTGCAGGGACGGGGATATTCGCTGGTGGAGATCCTCTCCCCGTGCCCCACCTACTGGAGGATGGAGCCGGACGAGGCGCGGCGGCACATCACCGAGGTCGTCATCCCCGAATTCCCCCTGGGGGTGATCAAGGATACCGCCGGCGGAGGGACGGAATGA
- a CDS encoding 3-methyl-2-oxobutanoate dehydrogenase subunit VorB, protein MNPETGKMLVCGNEAVAEAAIRAGCDCYFGYPITPQNELTAYMARHMPEHGRVFLQSESELAAINMVFGASAVGKRAMTSSSSPGISLKQEGISYLAGCRLPAVIVNMMRGGPGLGNIGPSQADYFQATRGGGHGDYRTPVLAGGSVQELADLTMLAFDIADEYRTPVMILGDGVLGQMIEPVEFRDPLPRPLPPKDWALTGARGRPPRMIRSLLLGPGELREHNEALQETYRRIEENEVRWEEYLCADADLIMVAYGISARLCRDAVRDLRAAGLRAGLFRPVTLWPYPSRRLNELVAPGRIFLVVEMSCGQMIDDVRIAVGGRAETVFFGNGGGEIFAEEEIMAAARGLLTREGNP, encoded by the coding sequence ATGAACCCTGAAACCGGGAAAATGCTGGTCTGCGGGAACGAGGCGGTGGCGGAAGCGGCGATCCGCGCCGGCTGCGATTGTTACTTCGGGTATCCCATCACTCCCCAGAACGAGCTCACCGCCTACATGGCCCGGCACATGCCGGAGCACGGCCGCGTCTTCCTGCAGTCCGAAAGCGAACTGGCCGCCATCAACATGGTCTTCGGGGCTTCGGCGGTGGGGAAGCGGGCCATGACTTCCTCCTCCAGCCCGGGGATCAGCCTGAAGCAGGAAGGCATCTCCTACCTGGCGGGCTGCCGTCTCCCGGCCGTCATCGTCAACATGATGAGGGGAGGGCCGGGCCTGGGCAACATCGGCCCTTCCCAGGCCGATTATTTCCAGGCCACCCGGGGAGGCGGCCACGGGGATTATCGGACCCCGGTCCTGGCGGGGGGATCGGTTCAGGAGCTGGCGGACCTGACCATGCTCGCCTTCGATATCGCCGACGAATACCGGACCCCGGTGATGATCCTGGGCGACGGAGTGCTGGGGCAGATGATCGAGCCGGTGGAGTTCAGGGACCCACTCCCCCGCCCCCTCCCCCCCAAGGATTGGGCTTTGACCGGGGCCCGGGGCCGTCCTCCCCGGATGATCAGATCGCTGCTGCTGGGGCCCGGGGAGTTGCGGGAGCATAACGAGGCCCTTCAGGAAACCTACCGACGGATCGAGGAAAACGAAGTCAGATGGGAGGAGTACCTCTGCGCCGACGCCGATCTGATCATGGTCGCCTACGGGATCAGCGCCCGGCTCTGCCGGGACGCGGTCAGGGACCTGCGCGCCGCCGGCCTGCGGGCCGGGCTTTTCCGCCCCGTCACCCTCTGGCCCTATCCCTCCCGCCGATTGAACGAACTGGTGGCGCCGGGGCGGATCTTCCTGGTGGTGGAGATGAGCTGCGGCCAGATGATCGACGATGTCCGCATCGCCGTCGGCGGCCGAGCCGAAACGGTCTTCTTCGGGAACGGGGGCGGGGAGATATTCGCGGAGGAGGAAATCATGGCCGCGGCCCGCGGCCTGTTGACCCGGGAGGGGAACCCGTGA